The following is a genomic window from Planktothrix sp. FACHB-1365.
TAAACTGGATCTCACCAATTTCCCAGATAACTCGTTGATTATGCTCATAACAAAAACGTCGTAACCCTAATTCAAAATCAGATAATTCTCCTAATGGATCTTCTGGAGGTAAGGCGTAATTTTCTAAATTTCGATCAGCAATTTCAAAACTAAAAGTTGAATCAATAATATCTGCTTCAATAATTTCGATAGTTTCTCCCTCACCCGATGCCACTCAATCCTCCTGTCTGATATTTTTAATACCGAACTAAAATATTAGTATCCAGTCCAATCATTTGCATTCTTATAAATAGCAGCTTCCATGTCTTCTAAACTTGCTTTTTTCATCCCAGAACGATGCAAAATTCCCGATAAACTTTCAACCGCAACATTCAGAGGAATGATTTTTACCTGTCCATTTTCATCAATGAAAAATTCTACTTTACTACCTGTATCAAGTTTCAAGTAGTCTCGAATGACTTTAGGAATCGTGACTTGTCCTTTACTGGTTACGGTTGTACTCGCCATGAGAACGAATCTTTACTAATAATCCTTACTGTATTGTATTACATTTCTACCTAAAATCTACGAATTCCAAGATATTGTTATTTTTGTTAATTTAATATCAAGGTCAACATTTTAGGCAATCACCATGACTGACAAGGATAATCAGGATTTGCAAAACGTTGCAGAAGCGACAGGTTACGCAGCGACAGGGGCAGCAGTTGGAACCGGAGTGGCTGCAACTGTTGGTGGTATGGGGTTAGTGGGTGGCTTTGGCGGTGTGGCAGTTGGGGCTGCTCCCGTCGTGGCGGCAGGTGCAGTGGTGGGAACAGCAGCCTATGGTGCGAAAAAAGCCTTAGAAGAAAGAGATGCAACGGCGTTAGGTGCAATAGCGGTAGGTGCAGTTGGAGGTGCTGGAGTTTCTGCGGTTGTGGGTGGTATGGGTTTAGCGGTGGCGGGAACTGCCGTTGGGATTGGAATGGCCCCTGTTGTGGCGGCAGGTGGGGTTGTGGGGTTAGCAGGGTATGGGATTAAAAAGTTAGTCGATAATCATTTACAAAATTCTGAACAAGAACAGTTAGAAAATGCGATCGCAAATCAACTCAATGAAAATTTAGAAACTGCAAAAAAAGCGAAATTGGAAGCGGAACAAGCAGCACGAGATGAGTTTTGGAAACAACGGGATCTAGCCGATAAATAGATAAGTTACGGAGTGAATAAATTAAAGAAAAATAGCTCAAGATGTCATCTTAGAGGAGTTAAAAATCATGGGTCAGCTATTTAATCGAATGGGTCGTTTAATTAGAGCTAATGTCAACTCTTATCTCGACTCTTCAGAAACAGATTCTCGCAATTTTGCAGCAGGTTCAGCCTTTGCTACAGGGGGTGCTTTAGCAGGTGCTTCTGTTGGTCAAGTTGGAATTTTAGCAGCCGGAACAGGTTTTAGTGTTGGAACAGTTGGATTAACTGGGGCTGGTGCATTAACAGGACTTGCACTTTAT
Proteins encoded in this region:
- a CDS encoding AbrB/MazE/SpoVT family DNA-binding domain-containing protein — its product is MASTTVTSKGQVTIPKVIRDYLKLDTGSKVEFFIDENGQVKIIPLNVAVESLSGILHRSGMKKASLEDMEAAIYKNANDWTGY